The DNA segment GAAACGCATCGATGCGCGCAGCCGCGATGCGCACGTCGTAGTTGCTGCGCAGCGCGGCATCCACCAGCGCGTTGAGCACCGGATCGCCGAAGCTGTCCCACCACGCGCTATCCGCGGCCACGGTCAACGCGCCGGCATCGAGGCGGTACTGCGGCGGCTGCGCCACGTCCGGGCGCCGGTAGTCCGGTCCGAGCGCGCAAGCGCCCAGCACCATCGCGCCGGCAGCCACCAGCAGGCGGCGCGCGCTCATGACGGCTCTCCCGTTGCCGGCTCGGGCTGCGTTGCCGCTGCCGGTGCGCCCTTGCGCCTGGCCCATTTGTCGACGCCCGTGCCGATCAGGTACGAGAACAGCGGCACGAACAGCAGCGCCAGCGTGGTCGCGGCAATCATGCCGCCGATGATGCCGGTGCCGATCGAATGCCGCGCATTGGAGCCCGCGCCGCTGGCAATGAACAGCGGTACCGCGCCCAGGATGAACGCCAGCGAGGTCATGACGATCGGCCGCAGCCGCAGCTTGGCCGCCTCCACCGCGGCGTCCGCGTGCGACAGGCCTTCCTTCTGCTTGAGCACCGCGAACTCCACGATCAGGATGGCGTTCTTCGCCGCCAGCCCGATCAGCGTGACCATGCCGATCTGGAAGTACACGTCATTGGAAAGCCCGCGCAGCAAGATGGCGACCAGCGCGCCGAACAGGCCGAACGGCACTGCGCTCAGGATCGATAGCGGCAGCGACCACGACTCGTACTGCGCGGCCAGGATCAGGAATACCATCACGATGCCGAACACGAACACGATGGCCGTGGTGTTGCCCGACTTCTTCGCCTCGAACGCCTCGCCGCTCCAGCCGTAGGCGTAGCCGGGCGGCAACGCCTCCTTGGCCACCGCCTCCATCGCCGCCAGCGCCTGGCCCGAGCTGTAGCCAGGCGCGGCGTCGCCGGTGATCTTGGCAGCCGGGAAGTTGTTGAAGCGCGAGAGCAGATCCGGGCCGCTGCTGTAGTAGGTCTTGAGCAGGCCGGACACCGGCGCCATCGCGCCGCTTTGCTGGCGCACGTAGAGGAACTGCAGGTCGTTCGGATTGGCGCGGTACTGGGGCTCGGCTTGCAGGATCACCTGCCAGACCCGGCTGTACTGCGAGAACTGGCTGACGTAGAGCGAGCCGAACTGCGTCTGCAGCGTGCCGTACACGTCGGCAATGGGCACGCCCATGGTCTCGGCCTTCTCCTTGTCCACCTCCACCCGCATCTGGCGCGAGGCCGCCTGGATGGTGCTGTTGAGCCGCCCTAGTTCCGGATGGTTGGCCGCGGCCTTGATGAACGCGCGCGTGGTCGCCTCCAGCTCCGCCGTGCTGCCGGTGCCGCGGCTTTGCAGCCAGAACTCGAAGCCGCCCTGCGAGCCCAGCCCCGGAATCGACGGGGGATTGACCGGGATGATGATGGCTTCCGGAATCGCCCGCAGCTTTGGCGTGATCGACTGCAGCAATCCCGGCACGAGCAGGTCTGGCTTGTTGCGCTCCTTGAACGGCTTCATCGCCACGAAGACGGTGCCGGCATTGGTCTTGTACTGGCTGTCGATAAAGCTGTAGCCGGACAGCGCCGATGCATCCTCTACCGCCGGATGCTCGCGGAACATGGCCGCGACCTGCGAGGTGACCTTCTCGGTGCGGTCCAGGCTGGCGGAGTCCGGCATCATCACCGCCACCAGCACATAGCCCTGGTCCTCCGATGGCACGAACGCCGTGGGAATCCGGCCAAACAGCTGCCACACCGCCAGCAGCATCAGGACAAAGCAAAGCAGCGCCACCACGGAGCGGCGCATGAAGATACGCACCCAGTTGCCGTAGTGATCCACCAGCCAGTCGAAGCGCTTGTTGAACCAGACAAAGCCGCGCCATGGCTCATGGTGCCCCGGCTTGAGGATCATCGCGGCGAGGGCCGGCGACAAGGTCAGCGCAACGAAGCCGGACAGCACCACCGACACCACGATGGTCAGCGCGAACTGCCGGTACAGCTGCCCGGTGGTGCCGGAGACGAAGGCCACCGGGATGAACACGGCGGACAGCACCAGCACGATGGCGATCACCGGGCCGGTCACTTCCTCCATCGCGCGCAGCGTGGCCTCCTTGGGCGAGAGCTTGAACTCGGCCATGTTGCGCTCGACGTTCTCCACCACCACGATGGCGTCGTCCACCACGATGCCGATCGCCAGCACGAGCGCGAACAAGGTCAGCAGGTTGATCGAGAAGCCCAGCGCCAGCAGCCCGGCAAACGTGCCGAAGATCGAGACGAACACCGCCAGCACCGGGATGATGGTCGCGCGCACGTTCTGCAGGAAGATGAACACTACCAGCACCACCAGGATCACGGCCTCGATCAGCGTGTGCACCACTTCGTCGATGGACGCGCGCACGAACTCGGTGGTGTCGAGCGCCACCTTGTAGCTCACGCCTTGCGGGAAGGTCTTGGACATCTCGTCCAGCGCCTTCTGCACATCCTTGGCCACCTGCAGCGCATTGGAGCCAGGCTGCTGGTACACCGCGATGATGGTGGCCGGCTTGCCGTTGAGCGCGGAGCGCAACGTGTACTGCTGCTGGCCGATCTCGGCGCGGCCCACATCGCGCAGACGCACCACCGCGGCGCCGGTGTTATCGGCACGCAGGATGATGTTCTCGAACTGCTCGGGCGTGGTCAGGCGCCCCGGCGTGACCAGCGGAAAGGTCAACTCCACCGGCTTGCTGTTGGGCGCCTGGCCCACGCTGCCGGCGCCGAACTGCTCGTTCTGGCTTTGCACCGCGCGCTGCACATCCTGCGCGGTGATGCCGAGCGCTGCCATGCGGTCCGGCTTGAGCCAGATGCGCATGGCCAGATCGGCCGAGCCCATGATCTGCGCCTGGTTGGCGCCATTGACGCGCTTGATGGCGTCGAGCACGTAGAGGTTGGCGTAGTTGTTGATGTACTGCTGGTCGAAGCGGCCATCGGGCGAATACACGCCAATCAGCAGCAGGAAGCTGGAGGAGCGCTTCTGCACGTTGATGCCGGTTTTCTGCACGGTGTCCGGCAACTGCGGCAGCGCCAGGTTGACGCGGTTTTGCACCTGCACCTGCGCGGTGTCGGGGTCGGTGCCGATGTCGAAATACACATTGAGCGTCATCGACCCGGTAGGCGAAGACGTCGACTGCATGTAGATCATGTTGTCGGCGCCGTTGACCTGGGTCTCGATAGGCGCGGCGACGGTCTGGGCTACGGTGTCGGAATCCGCGCCGGCGTAGGTGGCACTGACGGTGACCTGGGGCGGGGTGATGTCGGGATACTGGGCGATCGGCAGCGCGAACATGGCCACCACGCCACCGATGACGATGATCAGTGACAGCACCGCCGCAAAGATGGGCCGCTGGACGCAGAATGCGGAGAGCATATTGGTCTGTGCCTCAGGATGACTGGGCCACGGGCGCGGAGGCACCCTGTGCGGAAGGCGGTGCCGGCACACTGCCCGCACCCACGGCGGCAGGTGGCGCCTCGCCTGTGATCTTTACCGTTGCGCCCGGCGCGATCTTGCTCGCGCCGTCCACCACCACCGTCTCCCCGGCTCCCAGCCCCTGGGAGATCCGCCACATCGAGCCAGACAGGTCGCCCACCGTCACCGGCCGGGGCGAGGCCTTGCTGTCCTTGTCCACCACGAAGACCAGGTCGCCCTTGGGCCCGTGGACCACGGCGCGCTGAGGCACCACGATGGCGTCGGGCCGCTTGGCGCCGTTGACCAAGACACGCACGAACTGGCCCGGGCGCAGCACCCCTTCCTGGTTGGGCATTTCCGCGCGGACCAGGAAGGTGCCGGTCTGCTGGTTGTAGGTGGCGTCGGCAAACGTGATACGGCCCTTGCGCGGATACTCGCTGCCGTCGGCCAGCACCACGGTGACCTCATAGTGCTGGTCAGGCGGCGGCACCAGTTGCTTGTTGGCCTGCTGGGCGCGGAACTCGAGCGTCTGCGGCTCGGAGATGCTGAAATTGATGCGCATCGGCGTGAGCGTGGACACCGTGGTCAGCAAGCTGTTGGTGGCGCTCACGTAAGCGCCTTCGGGCAGCACGGCGAAGCTCGACACGCCGTCCACCGGCGAGCGCACATAGGTATAGGACAGGTTGAGTTGCTGCGCCTCCACCTGCGCGCGCGCCTGCTCCACGCCCGCAGCGGCCGCATGATAGTTGCCGGTGGCGTCGTCGAGGTCCTTCGCCGACAGCGCATTGCGCTCGGCCAATGGCTTGACCCGCGCCAGGTTGGCGCGCGCCACTTCCAGCCGCGCACGCTCCTGCGCCAGTTGCGCCTTGGCCGCGTCGAGCTGGGCCTGGAAGGGCTTGTGGTCGATCTCGAACAGCAACTGGCCGGCTTTGACCATGGCGCCTTCCACATAGCTGCGCTTGACCAGGAAGCCCGAGACCCGGCCGCGGATATCCACCGCCTGGTCGCTCTGGGTCTGCCCGACAAACTCGAAAGTGACCGGCAAGTCCTGCGCCACGGTCTTGATGACCTGCACGGGCACCGCCTGCTGCGCCGCTGGCGGCGCCTCCTGCTTGCCGCAAGCGGCCAGCAGCCACAGCAACGCGAGCGACAACGCCCCGCCCCACAGCCGACCCGACGGATTCATTTGCCGCCCTCCCGCAGTCATCTGCACCTGCGGCGGCTGCCGCAAGCGTGCGCAACTGGTCACGCAAGTAAAACCCAGGGAGGTGATGCAAACAATTCAATTTTTCTTGCAAGCGATTTAAGTGCTTTCGGGCACAACTTGCGCCCCTTGAATCCGGCGGCCGGGGACCTCACGTACGGCATCGATGCCCAAAGCGGAAAAGCGGCGCAGAGACGACAATTCCAGGGCGCCGGCCACCCTCTCACAGCATCGCAGCGTCGCCGGAATGCGCTAAAACAATATCAATGCTGGAAGCATCCGGCACCGACTCCCACACCCTGGAGGTGGCATGCCCCCTCGCACCACCGTTTTCGTCGCCGCCCTCGTGGTTGGCCTGCTGCACGGCTATATCGGGCTGCGCCTGTTACCCGACATGCCGGTGTCCTTCGCCATCAAGGCGCTAGCCGTAGCATGGCTGGCGCTGTCGTGGCCGCTGATCCCCGCAGGCCTGCTGGCGCGGCGCCTGGACCAGCCGTGGTCCGATGCGCTGACCTGGGTGGGCATGCTGGCCATGGGTTTCTTTTCTTCCTTGCTGATACTGACGCTGGCGCGCGACGTCGTGCTGCTGGTGAGCGCGATGGCCGGCTGGCACCCGGCATGGATGCTGCCCGGCACTGCCGCCACGGTGCCGGTGCTGGCGCTGCTGGTCACCCTGATGGGATTCTTCAATGCGCGGCGGCTGGCGCAGGTGGTCGAGGTGGAAGTTCCCATCGCCGGCCTGCCTGACTCGCTGCACGACTTCACCATCGTGCAGATCAGCGACATCCACGTTGGCCCCACCATCAAGCGCGCCTACCTGGAGCGCATCGTCGCCCGCGTCAACGGGCTGGCCCCGGACGCCATCGCCATCACCGGCGACCTGGTCGACGGCACCGTGCGCGAGCTGTCCCGGCACACGGCCCCGCTAGGCAACCTGAAGGCGCGCCATGGCACCTACTTTGTCACCGGCAACCATGAGTACTACGCCGGCGCCGAGCCGTGGATCGCGGAGCTGAGCAGACTGGGCCTGCGCGTGCTGATGAACGAGCATGTGGTGATCGGGGAGGAGGAGGAAGCGCTGGTGCTGGCAGGCGTGACCGATTTTTCCGCCCACCGTTTCGACGAGAGCCACCGCAGTGACCCGGCGCGCGCGCTGCATGGCGCCCCGGCGGTGGTAGCCGCGCGCGTGCTGCTGGCGCACCAGCCGCGCACGGCGCCGGCTGCATCCACCGCGGGTTTCGACCTGCAGCTCTCCGGACATACGCATGGTGGCCAGTTCTGGCCCTGGAACCTGTTCGTGCCGATGCAGCAGCCTTATACCGCCGGGTTGAACCGGCATGAGGCGATGTGGGTGTATGTGAGCAGGGGGACCGGGTATTGGGGGCCGCCTAAGCGGTTTGGGGCGCCGTCGGAGATTACTAAGTTGAGGTTGGTGAGGAAGTGAGTTTTTTTGGGAGTAGTCTCGGGCTTAACTGCGAATTCAACTTCAACTTCAACCTCAACTGCAAATTCAACTGCAGTTTCACCGCCCCTGCGGGGCGGCGACCTACTTTTTTGTCTTGCCAAAAAAGTAGGCAAAAAAGGCGCGCCGGATGGGGCGACACCCCCTCGGGATTTCATGAAAAGAGCGGCCGGGACCCAAACTCGCATCGCCTTAAGGCGATACTCAAACATGGGTCCCTCTTTTCCGCTCTTTTCATGAAATCCCGAGGCGCCCCATACGGCCTTGGCACACCTTCACGGCTCGCTTCGCATCGCGCTCCTGTGTTTCCCGCCCCCAGGCGGGAAACACGGCAGAACCAGCGCGAGAGCGATGTCGTCAAATCACCATGCGGTGTAGCCGTGATTGCCGCCCCAAAGGCGGCAATCACCCGCCCGCGATGCGAAGCGAGCCGTCTGGGTTTTCATCTCCCGTCATGGGGCGCCTCGTCGGCAGGCAAAAAGAGCGGAAAAGAGGGGGCCGTGTCTGAGCATCGCCTTAAGGCGATGTGAGTTTGGCCCCCGGCCGCTCTTTTTGCCTGTCGACGAGGGGGGGTCGCCCCATCCGGGTCGCTTCTTTGCCTACTTTCTTGGCGAGACAAAAAAGTAGGTCGCCTCCCCGCAGGGGAGGTGAAACTGCCTTTGACGTTAAGCAGTTGAAGTTCAGAGCCCCCCCAAAAAAATCCCCTTAACGAACAATAGGCTTATACCGAATCCGCTTAGGCTTAGCCCCCTCCTCACCCAGACGTCGCTTCTTGTCCGCCTCATACTCCTGGTAGTTGCCCGGGAAGAATTCCACATGCGACTCGCCTTCGAAGGCCAGGATGTGGGTGGCGATCCGGTCCAGGAACCAGCGATCGTGGGAGATCACCATCACGCAACCGGCGAACTCCAGCAGCGCGTCTTCCAGCGCGCGCAGCGTTTCCACGTCGAGGTCGTTGGAGGGTTCATCGAGCAGCAGCACATTGCCGCCGGAGATCAGCGTCTTGGCCAGGTGCAGGCGTCCGCGCTCGCCGCCCGAGAGCGTGCCCACGTGCTTCTGCTGGTCCGAGCCCTTGAAGTTGAAGCGGCCGATGTAAGCTCGCGACGGCGTTTCATAGCGGCCGACCGTCAGCACGTCCGCGCCGCCGGAGATCTCTTCGAACACGGTCTTGCTGCCGTCGAGCGCGTCGCGGCTCTGGTCCACGTAGGCCATCTTCACGGTCGGGCCGACCTTGATCTCGCCGCTGTCCGGCTGTTCCTTGCCGGTGAGCATGCGGAAGAAGGTCGACTTGCCCGCGCCGTTGGGGCCGATGATGCCAACGATGGCGCCAGGCGGCACCTTGAAGCTGAGGTCGTCGATCAGCAGGCGGTCGCCGTAGGCCTTGCTCACGCCGTTGAACTCGATCACCTCGTTGCCCAGGCGCTCACCCGCGGGGATGAAGATTTCCTGGGTTTCGTTGCGCTTCTGGTATTCCTGGCTGTTCAGTTCGTCAAAGCGCGCGAGACGTGCCTTGGATTTGGCCTGGCGTCCCTTGGGGTTCTGCCGCACCCATTCCAGCTCCTTGTTCAGCGCTTTCTGGCGCGCCGACTCGGTCGACTCTTCCTGCTTCAGGCGGGCTTCCTTCTGATCCAGCCAGGAGCTGTAGTTGCCCTTCCAGGGAATGCCGTGGCCACGGTCCAGTTCCAGGATCCACTCGGCAGCGTTGTCGAGGAAGTAGCGATCGTGGGTCACCGCCACCACGGTGCCGGGGAAGCGCGTGAGGAACTGCTCCAGCCATTCCACCGATTCCGCATCCAGGTGGTTGGTGGGTTCGTCGAGCAGCAGCATGTCGGGGCGCGACAGCAGCAGGCGACACAGTGCCACGCGGCGCTTCTCGCCACCCGACAGGTTGCCCACCTTGGCGTCCCAGGCGGGCAGGCGCAGCGCATCTGCCGCGATCTCCAGCTGCAGCTCGGCGTTGTTGCCGTCGCTGGCCGCCAGGATGGCTTCGTACTTGGCCTGGTCCGCAGCCAGCGCGTCGAAATCCGCGTCCGGCTCGGCATAGGCCGCGTAGATCTCATCGAGCTTCTTGCGGGCTTCGAACACGCCGCCCAGCGCGGCTTCCACCGACTCGCGCACGGTTTGCTCGGGATCGAGCTGCGGCTCCTGCGGCAGGTAGCCAATGTTCAGGTTGGGCATGGGCGTGGCTTCGCCCTCGATTTCCTTGTCGAGGCCAGCCATGATCTTCAGGACGGTCGACTTGCCCGAGCCGTTCAGGCCCAGCACGCCGATCTTGGCGCCCGGGAAGAAGGACAGGGAAATGTCCTTGAGAATGTGACGCTTGGGCGGGACGATCTTGCCCACGCGGTTCATGGTGAAAACGTACTGTGCCATGCGGATCCGGGTGAAATTGGGGGGAATCGGCCAAGTGTAGCAAAGCCGGTCCGCACAAGGCCCTTCATGACGCCCCTGAGGACGCCTTGCTGGCGCGTGGCGCAGCGCCCGGCGTGCCGGCGGCACGCTTGCGCGCACGGGTCAGGCTGGAGGTCAGGCGGCGGTAAGCGATGTCCATATGCCGCTGCATGACCGCGCCCGCCAGCTCCGGATCCTTGCGGCGCAGTGCAGCCAGCACTTCGCGATGCTCGGCAATGGCCTGGGCCCAGACCTCGGGCGTCTCGAAGTGGCTGTTCAACTGATCGAACAGCGGCCCGAGGCGCAAGTCGAAGAGCCGGCGCACCACGCCCACCAGCACGCTGTTGCCGGTGGCTTGCGCCACCCGCACATGGAACAAGCGGTCCGCATCGAGCGGCTTGATGCCGGCGGCGGCTTCGGCGGCCATCTGCGCGATGGCCTCCTCGATCGCATCGAACTGGGCCTTGCGCCCGCTCCTGGCCGCCAGCGCGGCGACCTCGCCCTCCACCAGCGCACGCGCGCGGATCAGCTCGAGCGGGCCTTCCTCGCCGGACAGGTCGAAGCCCGCGTCGACGGATGACGGCGGCTCGCACACATAGATGCCGGAGCCCATGCGCACTTCGATATAGCCCTCAACCTCGAGCGCGATCAACGCCTCGCGCAGCGATGGGCGGCTCACGCCGAGCTGCACCGACAAATCCCGCTCCGCCGGCAGGCGCGAGCCCACCGGAAATTCGCCGGCCTGGATCAGCGTGCGCAGCTGGGCGCTGATCTGGCGGTACAGGCGTTGCGGTTCGATCGAATGGATAGGCATGTGCAGCCCGAGCGTCTGGCGAAATTGGTTTGACCATTTGTCCAGCCGGCTGGAGTCTAGGCAGCACGCCGGCGAATGTCCAGGCGGATTCATCGCGCGCCGCAGCATGCGCAGCGGCATCGGTAAAGACCACTAATTGGTAATACCAGTTTACCTGTCCAGACTCGTGAACTAGACTCCGCTCACTCGGCATGCATGCGGCAAGGCAGTGCAATCGGTCGTGGGCATCCGTATCTGCAGCGCACAAGAAAGCGGGCATCAGCACACGTGGCGCCTACGCGCCAGCCGTCGCTACGCGGCCCCGCAAGAACGCAGGAGACCCGAGTGAACGACGACAAGCCGACGCCCCCCAAGCGCCGCAGCCAGGCCTGGTTTGGCCGCCTCGACCGCGATGGCTTCATCTATCGCTCTTGGCTCAAGAACCGCGGCATTCCTCACGACCAGTTCGATGGCCGTCCGGTCATCGGCATCTGCAACACCTACTCCGAGCTCACGCCCTGCAATTCGCATTTCCGCACACTGGCCGAACAGGTCAAGATCGGCGTGTGGGAAGCCGGCGGCTTTCCGCTTGAATTCCCGGTGATGTCGCTGGGCGAGACCATGCTACGCCCCACCGCCATGCTGTTCCGCAACCTGGCCAGCATGGACGTGGAAGAATCGATTCGCGGCAACCCGATCGATGGGGTTGTGCTGCTCATGGGGTGCGACAAGACCACGCCCGCGCTGATGATGGGCGCGGCCTCGTGCGACCTGCCCACCATCGGCGTCTCCGGCGGCCCCATGCTGAGCGGCAAGTTCCGCGGCGGCGAGCTGGGCTCCGGCACCGATGTGTGGAAGATGTCGGAGGAAGTGCGGGCCGGCCAGATGTCGCAGGAGGACTTCTTCGAGGCCGAGAGCTGCATGCACCGCTCGCACGGCCACTGCATGACGATGGGCACCGCGTCGACCATGGCCAGCATGGTGGAAGCGCTGGGCATGAGCCTGCCCGGCAACGCCGCGATTCCCGCCGTGGATGGCCGCCGCAATGTACTGGCACGCGCATCGGGGCGCCGTATCGTGGAGATGGTGAAGGACAACCTGGTGATGTCGAAGATCCTGACCCGCGATGCGTTCGAGAACGCCATCCGCGTCAACGCGGCCATCGGCGGCTCGACCAACGCCGTGATCCACCTGCTAGCCATTGCCGGGCGCATCGGCGTCGATCTGAAGCTGGAAGACTGGGATGCGCTGGGCCACGAGCTGCCGTGCCTGCTCGACCTGCAACCATCCGGGCGCCACCTGATGGAAGACTTCTACTACGCGGGCGGCCTGCCCGCGGTGATCCGCGAACTGGAATCGGTGCTTGCGCGCGACGCGCTCACCGTGAACGGCAAGACGTTGTGGGACAACTGCAAGGACGCGCCCAACTGGAACCGCGAAGTCATCCACGCCTTCGGCGCGCCCTTCAAGGCCAGCGCCGGCATTGCTGTGCTACGCGGCAACCTGTGCCCCGATGGCGCGGTGATCAAGCCGTCGGCCGCCACGCCGGCGCTGCTCAAGCACACCGGCCGCGCGGTGGTATTCGAGGACAGCGAGCACATGCACCAGCGGCTCGACGATGAGTCGCTCGACGTCGACGAGACCTGCGTGCTGGTGCTGAAGAACTGCGGCCCGCGCGGCTACCCCGGCATGGCCGAAGCCGGCAACATGCCGCTGCCGCCCAAGGTACTGCGCAAGGGCATCACCGACATGGTCCGCGTATCGGATGCGCGCATGAGCGGCACGGCTTACGGCACGGTGGTGCTGCACGTGGCGCCCGAGGCCGCGGCCGGCGGCCCGCTGGCGCTGGTGAAGGACGGCGACATGGTGGAGCTCGACGTGGCCGCGCGCAGGCTGCACCTGCATGTCGATGAAGCGGAGCTGCAGCGCCGCCGCGCCGCGTGGCAGGCGCCCGCGCTGCCGATGGAGCGAGGCTGGACGCGCCTGTATGTCGAACATGTGCAGCAGGCCAACCTCGGCGCCGACTTGGATTTCCTGGTAGGCAAGAGCGGCGCCGCGGTGCCCAAGGACAACCACTGAGGCACGCTGTCGCGCCAGGAATCACCACGGCAATCCAATCGCGGCGAACTGCCGCCCCCGGCACGAACGGGCACGAACGGGCACAGGCGGCTCACGGAGACATCACGCATGGCATCGGTCCAGATTCGCGGCATCCAGAAATACTTCGGCAGCACGCAGGTCATCCGCGGCGTGGACATCGATATTGCCGATGGCCAGTTCACCGTGCTGGTGGGGCCATCGGGCTGCGGCAAGTCCACGCTGCTGCGCATGATCGCCGGACTGGAGGAGATCACCACCGGCGAAATCGCCATCGGCAACCGCGTGGTCAACCGCCTGCCGCCAAAGGAGCGCGATATTGCCATGGTGTTCCAGAACTATGCGCTCTACCCGCATATGACGGTCTACGACAACATGGCCTTCTCACTCAAGCTCGCCAAGGGCGACAAGGACGAGATCAAGCGGAAAGTGGCCAAGGCATCCGCCATCCTCGGCCTGGACAGTTTGCTGGAGCGCTACCCGCGCCAGCTCTCGGGCGGCCAGCGCCAGCGCGTGGCCATGGGCCGCGCCATCGTGCGCGATCCGCAGGTGTTCCTGTTCGACGAGCCGCTCTCCAACCTGGACGCCAAGTTGCGCGTGCAGATGCGCGCCGAGATCAAGGAGCTGCACCAGCGCCTGCGCACCACCTCCGTCTACGTCACGCACGACCAGATCGAAGCCATGACCATGGCCGACCAGATCGTGGTGATGCGTGACGGCCGCGTGGAGCAGCGCGGCAAGCCGCTGGCGCTCTACGATCACCCCGACAACCTCTTCGTGGCTGGCTTTATCGGCTCCCCGGCGATGAACTTCGTGCCTGGCGTGCTGCGCCGCAGTGGCGGCGATG comes from the Cupriavidus basilensis genome and includes:
- a CDS encoding ABC transporter ATP-binding protein; this encodes MASVQIRGIQKYFGSTQVIRGVDIDIADGQFTVLVGPSGCGKSTLLRMIAGLEEITTGEIAIGNRVVNRLPPKERDIAMVFQNYALYPHMTVYDNMAFSLKLAKGDKDEIKRKVAKASAILGLDSLLERYPRQLSGGQRQRVAMGRAIVRDPQVFLFDEPLSNLDAKLRVQMRAEIKELHQRLRTTSVYVTHDQIEAMTMADQIVVMRDGRVEQRGKPLALYDHPDNLFVAGFIGSPAMNFVPGVLRRSGGDAAVEFPDGTRLPAPARFDAAAGTDGQRVIYGVRPEHLILGMPGQGLQTRVSVVEPTGANTEIYSRFCEAEFISIFRERHDFAAGDILNLVPDHQHTHLFDADSGQTLLRRGLATAADDPGSRHDQHGAEPLTTEETKR